Genomic window (Muntiacus reevesi chromosome 6, mMunRee1.1, whole genome shotgun sequence):
CCTGGGGGGGACTGAGTTTGTTCTCCTGgccgtgatggcctatgaccgctatgtggctgtGTGCGACCCCCTGAGATACCCGGTCATCATGCACGGAGGGCTGTGTGCTAGGCTGGCCATCACATCCTGGCTCAGTGGCTCTGTCAACTCTCTTGTGCAGACCACCATCACCTTTCAGTTGCCCATGTGCACGAACAAGTATATTGATCACATATCCTGTGAAATCCTAGCTGTGGTCAGGCTGGCCTGTGTGGACACCTCCTCCAATGAGGTGGCCATCATAGTTTCTAGCATTGTCTTGCTGATGACACCTTTCTGCCTGGTTCTCTTGTCCTACATCAGGATCGTCTCCACCATCCTAAAGATCCAGTCCACAGAGGGGAGAAAGAAGGCCTTCCACACCTGCGCCTCTCACCTCACAGTGGTGGTCCTGTGCTATGGCATGACCATTTTCACTTACATCCAGCCCAATTCCGGCCCTTCTGTGCTTCAGGAGAAGCTGATCTCTGTCTTCTATGCCATTTTGATGCCTGTACTGAACCCCATGATTTACAGTCTAAGGAATAAGGAGGTGAAGGGAGCCTGGCTGAAGCTTCTAGGACAATTATCTGGATTAACGTCAAAACTGGCAACTTGAAATAAGAGCATCACTTAGAGAAAAGAGCTTTGCCTGCCACTTAATTCTGATATGAAGAATTAACTGCATTGCCCTGGCAACTAGGAATGTGATGACAGAACATGTACTGGTGATGCTGGGTAGGAGGTTTTGTCACAGCAGGATGTTCAGAGAATTTAAGCCCTGCTGTGATAGAACTTCCTGCACTTAATCTCCACTCATTTAAcccaaaattaatggaaaaaataatttgttattgtgaaatatatttttgcaaTTATGGATCTATTAATAGATCTTACTTTGGACCACTTGTTGTTATTCATCTAAATTTTGTAGAA
Coding sequences:
- the LOC136171009 gene encoding olfactory receptor-like protein OLF3, which gives rise to MGTDNQTWAREFILLGLSSDWDTQVALFILFSITYLLTLLGNVLIVLLIRLDGRLHTPMYFFLSNLSLVDVSYATSIVPQMLAHFLAEHKGIPYVSCAAQLFFSLGLGGTEFVLLAVMAYDRYVAVCDPLRYPVIMHGGLCARLAITSWLSGSVNSLVQTTITFQLPMCTNKYIDHISCEILAVVRLACVDTSSNEVAIIVSSIVLLMTPFCLVLLSYIRIVSTILKIQSTEGRKKAFHTCASHLTVVVLCYGMTIFTYIQPNSGPSVLQEKLISVFYAILMPVLNPMIYSLRNKEVKGAWLKLLGQLSGLTSKLAT